A region from the Phoenix dactylifera cultivar Barhee BC4 unplaced genomic scaffold, palm_55x_up_171113_PBpolish2nd_filt_p 001614F, whole genome shotgun sequence genome encodes:
- the LOC120108883 gene encoding ATP synthase subunit alpha, chloroplastic: MVTLRADEISNIIRERIEQYNREVKIVNTGTVLQVGDGIARIHGLDEVMAGELVEFEEGTIGIALNLESNNVGVVLMGDGLMIQEGSSVKATGRIAQIPVSEAYLGRVINALAKPIDGRGEISASESRLIESPAPGIISRRSVYEPLQTGLIAIDSMIPIGRGQRELIIGDRQTGKTAVATDTILNQKGQNVICVYVAIGQKASSVAQVVTTFQERGAMEYTIVVAETADSPATLQYLAPYTGAALAEYFMYRERHTLIIYDDLSKQAQAYRQMSLLLRRPPGREAYPGDVFYLHSRLLERAAKSNSRLGEGSMTALPIVETQSGDVSAYIPTNVISITDGQIFLSADLFNAGIRPAINVGISVSRVGSAAQIKAMKQVAGKSKLELAQFAELEAFAQFASDLDKATQNQLARGQRLRELLKQSQSDPLTVEEQIVTIYTGANGYLDPLEIGQVKKFLVQLRTYLKKNKPQFQEIISSTKTFTEQAEALLREAIQEQIELFLLQEQTSTSPSYS; encoded by the coding sequence atgGTAACCCTTCGAGCCGACGAAATTAGTAATATTATCCGTGAACGTATTGAACAATATAATAGAGAAGTAAAGATTGTGAATACCGGTACCGTACTTCAAGTGGGCGATGGCATTGCTCGTATTCATGGTCTTGATGAAGTAATGGCAGGTGAATTAGTAGAATTTGAAGAGGGTACAATAGGAATTGCTCTGAATTTGGAATCAAATAATGTTGGCGTTGTATTAATGGGTGATGGTTTGATGATACAAGAAGGAAGTTCTGTAAAAGCAACAGGAAGAATTGCTCAGATACCTGTGAGTGAGGCTTATTTGGGTCGTGTTATAAATGCTCTGGCTAAACCTATTGATGGGAGAGGTGAAATTTCAGCTTCTGAATCTCGGTTAATTGAATCTCCTGCCCCAGGTATTATTTCGAGACGTTCTGTATATGAACCTCTTCAAACGGGGCTTATTGCTATCGATTCGATGATCCCTATAGGACGCGGTCAGCGAGAATTAATTATTGGGGACAGACAGACTGGAAAAACAGCAGTAGCTACAGATACGATTCTTAACCAAAAAGGGCAAAATGTGATATGTGTTTATGTAGCTATTGGTCAAAAAGCATCTTCTGTGGCTCAGGTAGTGACTACTTTTCAGGAACGAGGGGCGATGGAATACACCATTGTGGTAGCCGAAACGGCGGATTCACCTGCTACATTACAATACCTCGCTCCTTATACGGGAGCGGCTCTGGCTGAATATTTTATGTATCGTGAACGACATACTTTAATAATTTATGATGATCTCTCCAAGCAGGCACAAGCTTATCGCCAAATGTCTCTTCTATTAAGAAGACCCCCTGGTCGTGAAGCTTATCCAGGAGATGTTTTTTATTTGCATTCGCGCCTTTTGGAAAGAGCCGCTAAATCAAATTCTCGTTTAGGTGAAGGGAGTATGACTGCTTTACCAATAGTTGAGACTCAATCTGGAGACGTTTCAGCTTATATTCCTACTAATGTAATTTCCATTACAGATGGACAAATATTCTTATCCGCCGATCTATTCAATGCTGGAATCCGACCCGCTATTAATGTGGGTATTTCTGTTTCCAGAGTAGGATCCGCAGCTCAAATTAAAGCCATGAAACAAGTAGCTGGCAAATCAAAATTGGAACTAGCGCAATTCGCGGAGTTAGAAGCCTTTGCACAATTTGCTTCTGATCTCGATAAAGCTACTCAGAATCAATTGGCAAGAGGTCAACGATTACGTGAGTTGCTTAAACAATCCCAATCAGACCCTCTCACGGTGGAAGAACAGATAGTTACTATTTATACCGGAgcgaatggatatcttgatccGTTAGAAATTGGACAGGTAAAGAAATTTCTCGTTCAGTTACGTACCTACTTAAAAAAGAATAAACCTCAATTCCAAGAAATTATATCTTCTACCAAGACATTCACCGAGCAAGCAGAAGCCCTTTTGAGGGAAGCTATTCAGGAACAGATCGAACTGTTTTTACTTCAGGAACAAACATCAACTTCTCCCTCTTATTCTTAG